In Cheilinus undulatus linkage group 14, ASM1832078v1, whole genome shotgun sequence, the genomic stretch TCTGcaatgtgtgtgtctgtgagtgcttGTGCATGCTTCTCATAATTCATAGCCGGGATGTtatgcatgtttgcatgtgttcCTATTTTGAGAGCAAGCCCTCTACATCTCACATGTCTGACATGAATGTTTACACCTTTATTACTATATCAGGTTTAAAATTAACACTAACCATCAGCACAAATGTACGGTTTGCTTTGCCACCTTCTTTTTagttattgtgtttttaagcaTGTACTAAATTAAACGGTGctggcatttttttttgcaaagttgtTAACGTTTTGGCTAGtggataaaaaataacaaagagtCAGTTCATTCAAATGGCAGATTAGAATATCCTCCCCTTTCCCTTGTGGTATAATGCAATGCAAGTGTTATTATTTTGTGTATATCCATGACTTTATTTTGTCGTCTTCAGTACTGCCTCCACTTCAGAAAATCATGCCAATATAGTCCTTACTGTCATCAGTTTCTAATAAAGGAAGACTgaaattttgcagaaaaaaaaaaatccaaattgaaaagtttaaaaaacttttaaaaacttgaagcaacattttattattttaagattaaacaaattaaagaaacacttttacaaaagaggaaacaagtttACATTTAACAGAACACTTTAGCAAGATGAAAAAACTTAAACTTGTTTTGTCTTATTGTAAGTGTATTGTTGGCTGGTATTCAGCTTCATTATTCTGGGGTGGCACATATAAAGCTAATAGACAGATAAAATGTTAACTGTCTGCATTGCTATATGCCATTAGAGGGTTATGAGATGATGTTCTGATAAAATTAGGTTGAACTGACCCTGTATGTTTCGCTGCCTgttgttttgcatgtttaaaataagTTTATAAAAAACTTCTGCATGTTAATAAGTTTTTTCCCTCCCACTAACCAACTACTGTTTGCCTGTGTGTCCGCCTGCCTTGCTCTCGCCCTCCCGGCTAACAGGGGCAGTGTTTGACCGACAGGCGAGCATCCGGCGCTCCCTCATTAACACTGACACAGTGTCCCGCCGGCCCAAGAAGGTCAAGCGCAGAAAGACTATATCAGGGCTGCCTGACAACATCAACCTGGAGCTAGGTATGGATTACTGCGGGCGTATATATAATGCCCTCTACTGTCGACAGACCTGTACCAACACTCTGGAAAAGCATCCCTCCTTCTTTAATCACTTCTTTAACCTTACCCTGGCTGATTTATGCTGTATTAAATCTACACATTTAAGCAGTATTGTTCTAATGGAGTCATATTCAGAGGGAAAGAATCACATATGCAGGTCCACAGTGTTGGATCAAGGCCCAGCAGCTGTTCAGTCTCTTTCAGCTCTACATACCAAATGTCCTCCTTTGCTCTCTTCCATCCTGGTTAACTGTTTCCACTACCAAGAAGCAGTTATTAAATTGTTCTCAGTAGTTTTGTGGTTtttatattcacatttttctttctctagAAACTTTTTCCCTCATTGGATCTCTATTTATATATGGTTAGAGGCCACATAGAAGTTAAGAGCATGTTCATTTACACAGATcgtaacattttcttttaatggTCAACTTTTTGAGCTCATCTGCTGTGAATTGTGTGTTAATTATGTGTCTGTGCTTTAATCCCTTGACTGTATTGATGATATCAGCTCATGTTTGTCTTACTTACCAACAGGGCTCCCCTGATCAAGGCAGCCTAAAATGCCCAATAACCCTTTCTTTACTTGAACATATGACACTTAACCCTCCAATCAGAATGAGGCAAAACACACATGGGAAGGTTTAGATACCCCCCTCTCTGACTTGCTAAGCTGAGTTGGTGTATTGAGCTCAAAGCTTAGTAAGCTGACACTCTGTTGTGCAGACAGCACTGCAAGGCTGCTGTTTATTTACACATCTGTGAGCTGCaggacagcagcagttttgAAGGAGCATGTTTTTACTGTGCAATAAGATCACCAGAGCTGATAGGAAAAGAGCTTTAAAGTCCAGTTAGTGCCAGCTGAAGACAGCCTCTGAATGTCATGATTACTGGGTCGGGGTAATTGTCCCAGTGCTtcatccctccctctcctcgCACTGCGAAGTAGACCTGCAGCTTAATCTatcgcagcagcagcagcagccaagCTGTCACTCCAGCTTTTAGCAAAAGGAGGGAAGAGAGTGTATGTGTGCTTAAGAGAGACggagcagggagagagagagagaagaaaggaCGCACGAGTGTGTGTTTTGGGATACGAGCATCAACAGGGGAGCCACCACAGATGGGAGACAAACTAGACATCCTGCCGTGTTTTACTGTTCATTCTTCAAATTGTTTGTTTACAAGCTGGTATgttcagtgtgtgtttctgtgtgataTCTGCATTTCTGTATGTCcttgtccctctctgtctgcattGTCTGTATGCTCTCTCCTGTTTGTCCTGTGCATGACTCTGTCAACCTTGTATGTGCATCCACCTGTGTCTCTGTGTATGATTCTgatcatgtttgtgtttatggCTGCCTCATTCCTTAGCAGCTGTCTGTCCTGTACCCAGTGGACTATTAGCTTTTCTATCAGTCTGAGCCAGAGCCAAAATAGGAGGAGAAGCTGAGTAGAGAATCTCTGTCTCCCCTCATATCCTCTCCTCCTTAATGAAAACCAGAAGTTATTAGCGTATGTAACAGGGTTAAAGCAAATCTAATTAATTAGCTACCCTGTGACCACAGTTTATTTGACAGTCAAGCGTCATGGCTCAAGAAGTCTTACAGAGAAAAGAAGCAGAGAAAACAAGAGATATGTAtagtttgatttaattttttttctctctttgacagcagcaaaaGGACATGGCGGAGAGCTACGGCCACATTCCATGTTCATCCCGGGTCAGTACTCCACCTTAGGCAGAGCCGTAAGTGTCAACTCAACACTCCGACGTTCTCAGACAAGAGACTCCAGCTGCCAGACTGAAGAAGTGAAGATCGTTCCCCCGTCCATGAGGAGAATCCGAGCTCAGAGAGGACAGGGAATCGCGGCTCAGATGGCTGGAATCTCAGCTTCCTCCTCAACCGGAAGTATATCCATCTCTAGCAGTGACAGCTCTGGGATCCTGATGCTGCAGAATCAGTTTAATGGAGATCCTTCCCGCTTTCATAGTCTGCCCCGACAGGGCGCCAGGGTGTCCCTCAGTGCTGATCCCATCTACAGCAGCACCCCCATTAAGTCAGAGGAGCAGCTGACTCCACAGAGACAGATTGGGAAACTTCAGGTTGATGATACAGCCGTGCACATGAGAAATGCCCCAAGGACAAGCACCCTGCCCAGGCCCAAGTCTCAGGAGGTGAGGGGTACACAGGCCAGTGATTGGGGTGGTGGTCCAGCATGTGTAGTCTCCCCACATGCCGCTTACTCTACCTCACTCATCCCTAATGCCACCCTGCCTGGCTCCTCTGAGGTCATCACCCTGAACACTGCTGCTCAGCTCAACCACTCCCCTGTCTTAGCTTACCCCACAGCCCGACCGCTTAGTCTGGCCTCCTCCACCAACTCCGACCACCTGATCTCCAGTCCAGCCTCCTTCACCCACAGCTCCACCTGCCCAGCTTTGGCAACTTCTACACCCACTCACACATCAAAGGATGGTCATCTGGTAGTTGCAGCCCCCGCCAGTGAATCCGGGCAGTCAGACAGCAGTATACACAGCCACAGCACTTTGGCTCCGACGCCTCCATCCTGCCTGCAGGAGGAGCAGTGGATCTACGACACGCCAGAGAATGTGGTGGTTCCACATCGTACTCTCACCTCCAGCAGCTCCACCCCGATAAACCAGCTCTACAGCAGTCTGGACCTTTCCTCGAGAACCACCACTGACTCAAGCTCCCTCTATTCCCAAGATAACGATGGGTACTACACTTCCATGCACATGGACTCAGGCCTGCACTCTCGCAGCCATGGCAGCGGGCACGGTGCAGCAGCTGGACGCACTACACGGCACAGCATGTATGAGTGTCGTGAGCTGGCCAATCAGGAAGACTCTGGAAGCTTGTACAGTGATCGGTCACTTTCCCGAAGCATCTCCCTCCGCAAGTCCAAGAAGCCTCCACTGCCCCCAGCTCGTACAGACTCTCTGAGACGCAAACCCGGTGGGAAAAAGCCCCTTGGAGGCGTGAGTGCTATCAGCGGTGCAAGTGAGCCAAATGGAGCCATGCTGAACGAGACTCTGATTGCTAGCTTGCAGCAGAGCCTTCAACTTGGCctgagaggaggaaaaggaaaaggGGCTTCACCTTCCTCGCCCTCTCACAGCCCAAGCAGTGACTATGATGACCCTTGGGTGCTACGGCCACGCAGTCAAAGTAGCATCAGCGCAGGTAGCTCTGCAGCATCTGTAGGAGCTAATGCTAACTGTAGCGGCATCTCAAACGTGTACTCTTTGTGCCATGTGACGCCCACTCACAGTGAGACCAGCAGCTTACGCTCAGATTATGCTGATTCCTGGGGTTACTACATGGACTACCCTCGGAACCTTGGAGACCAGAGGGCGCAGACCCCTCCAGGACAAGCCTCGGATAACATGTCTAATGGGGCTCAGAAAGGAGATTTACAGAATGGAGGTGAAAGTCACAATAACCAGGCTGCTGGAGCTCCAGGTCAGGATGGAGGCATGGCAGTAAAGCCCAAAATCTCCACCTCCTCCCCAGACAGAGTTCACAGACTGACATCCCCATCAAGTGGCTACTCCAGCCAATCCAACACCCCCACTGCTGGGACCCCTGTGCCATCATTGGTCAGGTCCATGTCCCCCTCAAGCAGCCGGCCCAAGCCCAAAGTCCCTGAGAGAAAGTcgtccctcctctcctctgtgtccatgtcctcctcctccacctccctgTCTTCCAACACATCCGACTCAGTTAAAAGCTCCggtccccctcctcctccacctccacccctGCCCCTCTCCTCTTCTGCTCCCAACACCCCTATCAGCCCCCCTCCACCCTTCCCTCCTCCCCTGCCACCAACTTCCAGTGCAGGTACTCCTCCACCATCCACCCCACAGGGCGCAACTCTAAGGCCATCCCCTGCCTGCTCCACCTCCCCAGAgttccctcctcctccatcccctGACACGCTAATCCACCCAAGTTCATCTTTCAATGGGAGCTTCAGTCCTCCGCCACCACCTCCCCCTCCTGCCCCCTCCATGGGgccacctccacctcctccactgCCTGCTTTTGTCCCACCTTCCTACTCCCCGTCTTTGGGGAAGGGGATGAAGGACTCTTCTAAACTGGCTCCTTCCAGCAGCCCGACAAAGTCGCCTAAGCCTCTCATCACCCCATTTGCGCTGCAGAGCGTTCAGCTCCGCTCTGTGAAACGTCCAGAGGAGGAGATTAACGGCAAATCAGAGCGCGACAAAGCTCAGGACACGGGGATGGACC encodes the following:
- the nhsl1b gene encoding NHS-like protein 1 isoform X4 — protein: MRGERRSASFRREKPAGLSRALSWLSVSNLSRQNRRIFHSQNELHAIHKRHAYSHTHLHTADEDKDDDEDWVYKPQHKIAVSNLDEESKWTVHYTAPWHQQENVFLPGSRPPCVEELHRQAKVNLKTALRECDKLRKDGFRSSQYYSQGPTFSDTTQSTSSLQDEEDDENDKKSTASSAEDDKSQLSMRPQTPIGGSEGGEGSEVDGQVVWNKVAPLPTPEEKMRQNAKAVPTDIVPINVTGAVFDRQASIRRSLINTDTVSRRPKKVKRRKTISGLPDNINLELAAKGHGGELRPHSMFIPGQYSTLGRAVSVNSTLRRSQTRDSSCQTEEVKIVPPSMRRIRAQRGQGIAAQMAGISASSSTGSISISSSDSSGILMLQNQFNGDPSRFHSLPRQGARVSLSADPIYSSTPIKSEEQLTPQRQIGKLQVDDTAVHMRNAPRTSTLPRPKSQEVRGTQASDWGGGPACVVSPHAAYSTSLIPNATLPGSSEVITLNTAAQLNHSPVLAYPTARPLSLASSTNSDHLISSPASFTHSSTCPALATSTPTHTSKDGHLVVAAPASESGQSDSSIHSHSTLAPTPPSCLQEEQWIYDTPENVVVPHRTLTSSSSTPINQLYSSLDLSSRTTTDSSSLYSQDNDGYYTSMHMDSGLHSRSHGSGHGAAAGRTTRHSMYECRELANQEDSGSLYSDRSLSRSISLRKSKKPPLPPARTDSLRRKPGGKKPLGGVSAISGASEPNGAMLNETLIASLQQSLQLGLRGGKGKGASPSSPSHSPSSDYDDPWVLRPRSQSSISAGSSAASVGANANCSGISNVYSLCHVTPTHSETSSLRSDYADSWGYYMDYPRNLGDQRAQTPPGQASDNMSNGAQKGDLQNGGESHNNQAAGAPGQDGGMAVKPKISTSSPDRVHRLTSPSSGYSSQSNTPTAGTPVPSLVRSMSPSSSRPKPKVPERKSSLLSSVSMSSSSTSLSSNTSDSVKSSGPPPPPPPPLPLSSSAPNTPISPPPPFPPPLPPTSSAGTPPPSTPQGATLRPSPACSTSPEFPPPPSPDTLIHPSSSFNGSFSPPPPPPPPAPSMGPPPPPPLPAFVPPSYSPSLGKGMKDSSKLAPSSSPTKSPKPLITPFALQSVQLRSVKRPEEEINGKSERDKAQDTGMDLLQGLKQQTQEKSSPLEHPTILALSNCSQEEESRNSSPSPVSKLLEDFPFDCTITDFTLDCALINGKAEDQSGIFLNGKENTEESSPPESSQSSPFKPKPPVVSKKPIIPFVPQFNPQTINEQAPSHKDDAPSLSHTEDQVDGLQRLTTEEEEEIKSEQQEEDAEETSESSEILVESSETSTVSPDEPHISASNSQETSLDHGLCTNGEAHEEEEEEGDGTSSTTGSVSSKEDENGDVFDSSTAESSPAPSANGAREGNMVTPTPSRTRTTEDLFAAIHSEGMQWVGATFLDRSKRKVLGRRESEEDKSRTGNNPQSPPVTPTNTSPASVSSSSRQAGSIQRNLRKSSTSSDTFKALLLKKGSRSETSFRMSAAEMLRTTDPRSQRTRSESALDASTPSPSSPTALHSPLTSPGRGKRATEEWNRYEVLSPSSPTSSSYSMSGFKYGRSRTPPSAASSKYNARNRILSSPMTVICEREGELAESEYGDTAESLSGSTNPTLPVLQDSNGTLSEESRS
- the nhsl1b gene encoding NHS-like protein 1 isoform X10; translated protein: MFCLKAVSNLDEESKWTVHYTAPWHQQENVFLPGSRPPCVEELHRQAKVNLKTALRECDKLRKDGFRSSQYYSQGPTFSDTTQSTSSLQDEEDDENDKKSTASSAEDDKSQLSMRPQTPIGGSEGGEGSEVDGQVVWNKVAPLPTPEEKMRQNAKAVPTDIVPINVTGAVFDRQASIRRSLINTDTVSRRPKKVKRRKTISGLPDNINLELAAKGHGGELRPHSMFIPGQYSTLGRAVSVNSTLRRSQTRDSSCQTEEVKIVPPSMRRIRAQRGQGIAAQMAGISASSSTGSISISSSDSSGILMLQNQFNGDPSRFHSLPRQGARVSLSADPIYSSTPIKSEEQLTPQRQIGKLQVDDTAVHMRNAPRTSTLPRPKSQEVRGTQASDWGGGPACVVSPHAAYSTSLIPNATLPGSSEVITLNTAAQLNHSPVLAYPTARPLSLASSTNSDHLISSPASFTHSSTCPALATSTPTHTSKDGHLVVAAPASESGQSDSSIHSHSTLAPTPPSCLQEEQWIYDTPENVVVPHRTLTSSSSTPINQLYSSLDLSSRTTTDSSSLYSQDNDGYYTSMHMDSGLHSRSHGSGHGAAAGRTTRHSMYECRELANQEDSGSLYSDRSLSRSISLRKSKKPPLPPARTDSLRRKPGGKKPLGGVSAISGASEPNGAMLNETLIASLQQSLQLGLRGGKGKGASPSSPSHSPSSDYDDPWVLRPRSQSSISAGSSAASVGANANCSGISNVYSLCHVTPTHSETSSLRSDYADSWGYYMDYPRNLGDQRAQTPPGQASDNMSNGAQKGDLQNGGESHNNQAAGAPGQDGGMAVKPKISTSSPDRVHRLTSPSSGYSSQSNTPTAGTPVPSLVRSMSPSSSRPKPKVPERKSSLLSSVSMSSSSTSLSSNTSDSVKSSGPPPPPPPPLPLSSSAPNTPISPPPPFPPPLPPTSSAGTPPPSTPQGATLRPSPACSTSPEFPPPPSPDTLIHPSSSFNGSFSPPPPPPPPAPSMGPPPPPPLPAFVPPSYSPSLGKGMKDSSKLAPSSSPTKSPKPLITPFALQSVQLRSVKRPEEEINGKSERDKAQDTGMDLLQGLKQQTQEKSSPLEHPTILALSNCSQEEESRNSSPSPVSKLLEDFPFDCTITDFTLDCALINGKAEDQSGIFLNGKENTEESSPPESSQSSPFKPKPPVVSKKPIIPFVPQFNPQTINEQAPSHKDDAPSLSHTEDQVDGLQRLTTEEEEEIKSEQQEEDAEETSESSEILVESSETSTVSPDEPHISASNSQETSLDHGLCTNGEAHEEEEEEGDGTSSTTGSVSSKEDENGDVFDSSTAESSPAPSANGAREGNMVTPTPSRTRTTEDLFAAIHSEGMQWVGATFLDRSKRKVLGRRESEEDKSRTGNNPQSPPVTPTNTSPASVSSSSRQAGSIQRNLRKSSTSSDTFKALLLKKGSRSETSFRMSAAEMLRTTDPRSQRTRSESALDASTPSPSSPTALHSPLTSPGRGKRATEEWNRYEVLSPSSPTSSSYSMSGFKYGRSRTPPSAASSKYNARNRILSSPMTVICEREGELAESEYGDTAESLSGSTNPTLPVLQDSNGTLSEESRS
- the nhsl1b gene encoding NHS-like protein 1 isoform X2; the protein is MPFHQRSIEPRRVGRLSARDGRTPGEENGRRKLRRPVLFSSLDEVGCHTLTSIIHQLSDLSRHASDIFLGIEMEAGMVFRRSCRIQGRLQRLQCEVRKFDPKNIKIPVSNLDEESKWTVHYTAPWHQQENVFLPGSRPPCVEELHRQAKVNLKTALRECDKLRKDGFRSSQYYSQGPTFSDTTQSTSSLQDEEDDENDKKSTASSAEDDKSQLSMRPQTPIGGSEGGEGSEVDGQVVWNKVAPLPTPEEKMRQNAKAVPTDIVPINVTGAVFDRQASIRRSLINTDTVSRRPKKVKRRKTISGLPDNINLELAKGHGGELRPHSMFIPGQYSTLGRAVSVNSTLRRSQTRDSSCQTEEVKIVPPSMRRIRAQRGQGIAAQMAGISASSSTGSISISSSDSSGILMLQNQFNGDPSRFHSLPRQGARVSLSADPIYSSTPIKSEEQLTPQRQIGKLQVDDTAVHMRNAPRTSTLPRPKSQEVRGTQASDWGGGPACVVSPHAAYSTSLIPNATLPGSSEVITLNTAAQLNHSPVLAYPTARPLSLASSTNSDHLISSPASFTHSSTCPALATSTPTHTSKDGHLVVAAPASESGQSDSSIHSHSTLAPTPPSCLQEEQWIYDTPENVVVPHRTLTSSSSTPINQLYSSLDLSSRTTTDSSSLYSQDNDGYYTSMHMDSGLHSRSHGSGHGAAAGRTTRHSMYECRELANQEDSGSLYSDRSLSRSISLRKSKKPPLPPARTDSLRRKPGGKKPLGGVSAISGASEPNGAMLNETLIASLQQSLQLGLRGGKGKGASPSSPSHSPSSDYDDPWVLRPRSQSSISAGSSAASVGANANCSGISNVYSLCHVTPTHSETSSLRSDYADSWGYYMDYPRNLGDQRAQTPPGQASDNMSNGAQKGDLQNGGESHNNQAAGAPGQDGGMAVKPKISTSSPDRVHRLTSPSSGYSSQSNTPTAGTPVPSLVRSMSPSSSRPKPKVPERKSSLLSSVSMSSSSTSLSSNTSDSVKSSGPPPPPPPPLPLSSSAPNTPISPPPPFPPPLPPTSSAGTPPPSTPQGATLRPSPACSTSPEFPPPPSPDTLIHPSSSFNGSFSPPPPPPPPAPSMGPPPPPPLPAFVPPSYSPSLGKGMKDSSKLAPSSSPTKSPKPLITPFALQSVQLRSVKRPEEEINGKSERDKAQDTGMDLLQGLKQQTQEKSSPLEHPTILALSNCSQEEESRNSSPSPVSKLLEDFPFDCTITDFTLDCALINGKAEDQSGIFLNGKENTEESSPPESSQSSPFKPKPPVVSKKPIIPFVPQFNPQTINEQAPSHKDDAPSLSHTEDQVDGLQRLTTEEEEEIKSEQQEEDAEETSESSEILVESSETSTVSPDEPHISASNSQETSLDHGLCTNGEAHEEEEEEGDGTSSTTGSVSSKEDENGDVFDSSTAESSPAPSANGAREGNMVTPTPSRTRTTEDLFAAIHSEGMQWVGATFLDRSKRKVLGRRESEEDKSRTGNNPQSPPVTPTNTSPASVSSSSRQAGSIQRNLRKSSTSSDTFKALLLKKGSRSETSFRMSAAEMLRTTDPRSQRTRSESALDASTPSPSSPTALHSPLTSPGRGKRATEEWNRYEVLSPSSPTSSSYSMSGFKYGRSRTPPSAASSKYNARNRILSSPMTVICEREGELAESEYGDTAESLSGSTNPTLPVLQDSNGTLSEESRS
- the nhsl1b gene encoding NHS-like protein 1 isoform X8 encodes the protein MVFIGTSLKSVIKYFKRKAVSNLDEESKWTVHYTAPWHQQENVFLPGSRPPCVEELHRQAKVNLKTALRECDKLRKDGFRSSQYYSQGPTFSDTTQSTSSLQDEEDDENDKKSTASSAEDDKSQLSMRPQTPIGGSEGGEGSEVDGQVVWNKVAPLPTPEEKMRQNAKAVPTDIVPINVTGAVFDRQASIRRSLINTDTVSRRPKKVKRRKTISGLPDNINLELAAKGHGGELRPHSMFIPGQYSTLGRAVSVNSTLRRSQTRDSSCQTEEVKIVPPSMRRIRAQRGQGIAAQMAGISASSSTGSISISSSDSSGILMLQNQFNGDPSRFHSLPRQGARVSLSADPIYSSTPIKSEEQLTPQRQIGKLQVDDTAVHMRNAPRTSTLPRPKSQEVRGTQASDWGGGPACVVSPHAAYSTSLIPNATLPGSSEVITLNTAAQLNHSPVLAYPTARPLSLASSTNSDHLISSPASFTHSSTCPALATSTPTHTSKDGHLVVAAPASESGQSDSSIHSHSTLAPTPPSCLQEEQWIYDTPENVVVPHRTLTSSSSTPINQLYSSLDLSSRTTTDSSSLYSQDNDGYYTSMHMDSGLHSRSHGSGHGAAAGRTTRHSMYECRELANQEDSGSLYSDRSLSRSISLRKSKKPPLPPARTDSLRRKPGGKKPLGGVSAISGASEPNGAMLNETLIASLQQSLQLGLRGGKGKGASPSSPSHSPSSDYDDPWVLRPRSQSSISAGSSAASVGANANCSGISNVYSLCHVTPTHSETSSLRSDYADSWGYYMDYPRNLGDQRAQTPPGQASDNMSNGAQKGDLQNGGESHNNQAAGAPGQDGGMAVKPKISTSSPDRVHRLTSPSSGYSSQSNTPTAGTPVPSLVRSMSPSSSRPKPKVPERKSSLLSSVSMSSSSTSLSSNTSDSVKSSGPPPPPPPPLPLSSSAPNTPISPPPPFPPPLPPTSSAGTPPPSTPQGATLRPSPACSTSPEFPPPPSPDTLIHPSSSFNGSFSPPPPPPPPAPSMGPPPPPPLPAFVPPSYSPSLGKGMKDSSKLAPSSSPTKSPKPLITPFALQSVQLRSVKRPEEEINGKSERDKAQDTGMDLLQGLKQQTQEKSSPLEHPTILALSNCSQEEESRNSSPSPVSKLLEDFPFDCTITDFTLDCALINGKAEDQSGIFLNGKENTEESSPPESSQSSPFKPKPPVVSKKPIIPFVPQFNPQTINEQAPSHKDDAPSLSHTEDQVDGLQRLTTEEEEEIKSEQQEEDAEETSESSEILVESSETSTVSPDEPHISASNSQETSLDHGLCTNGEAHEEEEEEGDGTSSTTGSVSSKEDENGDVFDSSTAESSPAPSANGAREGNMVTPTPSRTRTTEDLFAAIHSEGMQWVGATFLDRSKRKVLGRRESEEDKSRTGNNPQSPPVTPTNTSPASVSSSSRQAGSIQRNLRKSSTSSDTFKALLLKKGSRSETSFRMSAAEMLRTTDPRSQRTRSESALDASTPSPSSPTALHSPLTSPGRGKRATEEWNRYEVLSPSSPTSSSYSMSGFKYGRSRTPPSAASSKYNARNRILSSPMTVICEREGELAESEYGDTAESLSGSTNPTLPVLQDSNGTLSEESRS
- the nhsl1b gene encoding NHS-like protein 1 isoform X1: MPFHQRSIEPRRVGRLSARDGRTPGEENGRRKLRRPVLFSSLDEVGCHTLTSIIHQLSDLSRHASDIFLGIEMEAGMVFRRSCRIQGRLQRLQCEVRKFDPKNIKIPVSNLDEESKWTVHYTAPWHQQENVFLPGSRPPCVEELHRQAKVNLKTALRECDKLRKDGFRSSQYYSQGPTFSDTTQSTSSLQDEEDDENDKKSTASSAEDDKSQLSMRPQTPIGGSEGGEGSEVDGQVVWNKVAPLPTPEEKMRQNAKAVPTDIVPINVTGAVFDRQASIRRSLINTDTVSRRPKKVKRRKTISGLPDNINLELAAKGHGGELRPHSMFIPGQYSTLGRAVSVNSTLRRSQTRDSSCQTEEVKIVPPSMRRIRAQRGQGIAAQMAGISASSSTGSISISSSDSSGILMLQNQFNGDPSRFHSLPRQGARVSLSADPIYSSTPIKSEEQLTPQRQIGKLQVDDTAVHMRNAPRTSTLPRPKSQEVRGTQASDWGGGPACVVSPHAAYSTSLIPNATLPGSSEVITLNTAAQLNHSPVLAYPTARPLSLASSTNSDHLISSPASFTHSSTCPALATSTPTHTSKDGHLVVAAPASESGQSDSSIHSHSTLAPTPPSCLQEEQWIYDTPENVVVPHRTLTSSSSTPINQLYSSLDLSSRTTTDSSSLYSQDNDGYYTSMHMDSGLHSRSHGSGHGAAAGRTTRHSMYECRELANQEDSGSLYSDRSLSRSISLRKSKKPPLPPARTDSLRRKPGGKKPLGGVSAISGASEPNGAMLNETLIASLQQSLQLGLRGGKGKGASPSSPSHSPSSDYDDPWVLRPRSQSSISAGSSAASVGANANCSGISNVYSLCHVTPTHSETSSLRSDYADSWGYYMDYPRNLGDQRAQTPPGQASDNMSNGAQKGDLQNGGESHNNQAAGAPGQDGGMAVKPKISTSSPDRVHRLTSPSSGYSSQSNTPTAGTPVPSLVRSMSPSSSRPKPKVPERKSSLLSSVSMSSSSTSLSSNTSDSVKSSGPPPPPPPPLPLSSSAPNTPISPPPPFPPPLPPTSSAGTPPPSTPQGATLRPSPACSTSPEFPPPPSPDTLIHPSSSFNGSFSPPPPPPPPAPSMGPPPPPPLPAFVPPSYSPSLGKGMKDSSKLAPSSSPTKSPKPLITPFALQSVQLRSVKRPEEEINGKSERDKAQDTGMDLLQGLKQQTQEKSSPLEHPTILALSNCSQEEESRNSSPSPVSKLLEDFPFDCTITDFTLDCALINGKAEDQSGIFLNGKENTEESSPPESSQSSPFKPKPPVVSKKPIIPFVPQFNPQTINEQAPSHKDDAPSLSHTEDQVDGLQRLTTEEEEEIKSEQQEEDAEETSESSEILVESSETSTVSPDEPHISASNSQETSLDHGLCTNGEAHEEEEEEGDGTSSTTGSVSSKEDENGDVFDSSTAESSPAPSANGAREGNMVTPTPSRTRTTEDLFAAIHSEGMQWVGATFLDRSKRKVLGRRESEEDKSRTGNNPQSPPVTPTNTSPASVSSSSRQAGSIQRNLRKSSTSSDTFKALLLKKGSRSETSFRMSAAEMLRTTDPRSQRTRSESALDASTPSPSSPTALHSPLTSPGRGKRATEEWNRYEVLSPSSPTSSSYSMSGFKYGRSRTPPSAASSKYNARNRILSSPMTVICEREGELAESEYGDTAESLSGSTNPTLPVLQDSNGTLSEESRS